The nucleotide sequence atatctctgacataaaatttactataatGTTAAGGAAATAATCATGACCTActtgaatttgtaattttttatttaaccttgctaaatatttaaaaaatattgttataactaTTGTATGTAactttttgtatttctttataaagtaCAAAGTGGTAAAAACGGAAGCGGCCCCATAATGATCGCACCGCTGACCGGTTGGCCATAAACATCAACAAGTTATCTATTCATTGCCTACCCGATGAGAAGGAGGGAAGGGTATTTTCTCTTCCCATTCCCCGCTAAATCATATTCCCCTTCTAAtggttttcttataagaaaagggtaggtAAGGGAAGTGAACTACAATTTAGCCTCGCATACTCATCAGACGACACGCGTAATTGTGGGGTTATGGCATTACTGGTTGCCATTTGtaccactgttaaaagatGCATGGTCAAATGTAATTTAGGTAACtacctatataatattattttgcagGTCATGGTATGAGAGGAATAAACACATATTCCCTGCATCAAGATGGGAACCATACGATCCAACGAAAACTTATTCTAAGTACACAATTAAAGGAAAATGATTGATCTTTAAAACGATTTATCTGATTCCTTTCATAAAGCAatctttttaagtttatagtgtaaattatgcaataaatagtcaataaatatttaagtcacatttgtttttttttttaatctgtaaataTCTATGATAGTGCTCACATTCTTCATTAATATATCTAattatgataatgtctcacaaaaggttaaAGCAATTGCCTAAAAATGTAGAGAAATAAAACAGCTtactttgatttataattatcttgTTTTCCTTAAACAACTTAATAGATACAAATTGCAAGATAAATTAACCTTGTTTTACAGTCCGTAATATACACAATTGATctcttaaatattaagtaactttaacatataacatagcTTTCCAATTCTTGCCACCATTTATTTTCTAGCTTATCTAAGAACTTCTGTTTACTCTTTGTGTTTTCCAATTCGGGTGAGACAGGAGGAGCATGCCTTTGGAAGTGAATGATGGCGGCCAAAAGATTCCAAATAGAGAACTCTGGCCAAAGAACATCCGTAAAGTACAATACTGTCCTGGAAACCTATCAACAAAATGCccataaatttctttattttggtcacaaaaaataatttgaatgtcTTAAGAAATTGGAAAGCAAAGATCAGAGCTAGAGATCTTACCTGCCACAACATAAAATCAGACAATCTTACTTCACCAGATGTCCTCACTAACAGTTCAGCTTCTCCTAAATCAAGAGTTTGTGACACAAGATCCTCATCAATATCCTCAGGCAACAAATCTTTATTTCGAATCCCATCAATGATGTGTGATGCTCCTCGGCTGATTTCGTCCCGTCCTATGGATTATTAATAAGCAAGAAAAATCTTGAatgtaaacatttacaaattaaccTTAATTATTCATATTGAGGAAGGatattcataaaatgttttatgtaaattaattcataaaatagaACATAATTAAACTCAAATATTTAGCTACCACTACCACAACATAAAACCTTTCATacttaactagctgtcgtccgcaacTCAgtctgcacggaattaaaaaaacaatcagtagcctatgtgtgcCAAACTACAACTAAGCCAATTTTAATCGAAAtacgttgagccattccggatataccttcaaacaaacatccatccatccatccatctaaacattcaaattcataatattagtaagattaaaatcaCATGCTctacttaatttaaagaacATTTTGAAGAtgcactttattaaataattgtaaatgataaacaatccaatgttttgtaaaaaattttcGATCAAGATATTCATCAAGCTTTTCAAATAAGCACAAAAGCATGAAACTACATATTATCAATcaaaaatttctaaatatttgaatttgatgaaaaaattgtgtttcCTGTTTGGTTTAGGATTGATATAGAAACAAAACATACCTGTATATGCAAAAGCAATATTTAGCtgcaatatattattgttCTTTGTGGCTAGCATTGCTTTAGCAACAAGGGACCGTAAGTCTTCTGGAAGCATAGACAAACGGCCAGCTACATGTATCCGAACACCCCATTCGTTTATCAATTCACTGTAAATAAACCTCTTTTAAGtatagttttacttttatttcaattatgtatgtaacaaaatatgtttattaatttaatcacaTGAAGAACATCATATGTAAAATTTCTAAATACCATGTttactttgtaatatatataaaggagGAAAGGAAATAAGTCAACAAGACTTTCAATCTAACATACATTTCATACTAACATTTCATCCAaaagtcttttaaatttatcccGAGCCAAGTCCATAATTGCTGCAACCTCTTCTTcacttcttttaaaattttcaatactaAAAGCATACACTGTGACTTCAGGAACACCCAAATCAAGGCAccactgtaaaatattttaactctttatatttcatttacaatatgtttaaataattacaattcgGTAGTTCACCTTTAGTGTTTCTGAAAGTTTATCAAAACCTTTATGATGTCCAACACTACTTTGAACGCTATTCTTTTTAGCAAATCGACGGTTTCCATCCATAATAAAAGCTAAATGCTGTGGAATTCTACCGCTTTTAACGACTTTAATACAGAAAAGTTGAAAAAACGAAACACAATTTTCTTTAACCCACGACATATTTTccgataataaattattgagcaaaataagtaattaaattaaatggtgATAAGATTGCGGccagtaaattttgttttaaataaactgagAGGACTGACTACTAGTGATACaaagactaaaaataaatattaaaaattacaaggtTTTAGAATAGGAACATAGTTCGACAAGGATCTTGTAAATTTGGCACTCGgaaaatgtcaatgtcaactTGACAGCCCACTGACAGCGACATAgggatgtaaaaaaaataatcgattatgaaaaaatcgattattttaaggttttttacgatttttatggaacgattattttttttacaaaaatcgattttttaaaaatcgattatataatttattcgatttttcAAAAAGCGCTATCGATGAAACATTTCACGCCCTGCGACATATAATACGATAAAcaagttcattaaaaattgttgtaaatgaACGAgtcagtttaatatatttttataatctaattcTTATGccttctaatattaaattaaatgagaaaacaactctgtctcgctttcacgctaaaactactgaaccgatttaaattaaatttggtacaaagATAGTCTAGATCTAGTGCCTGaagaaaggacataggctactttttaaatagaaatagaatagaattgacacaataaaaaaaagggtttgcaagtGGTTGAAAGATGGGATGAGAAACTATATGGAAGTATCATGAATTTTATAGTTAGAAGcgtgaaacttatttttagtctgttaatttgatataaataaatatgacatttaaaatttgtaaaagtgttACCCTCTAGGgagcaaaataacaatagggaataggagatgaaagtttgtatagaAATGTATAAGGTTTATgagaatgttttgtaagttcaatatgttttgatgtaatttttataattgtaagtaaaataattagcgtaaataattgaaatgctACCCGAAAACAGtgtttcacgcggacgaagtcacgttcacagctagtttataatatttgtgactatagattttttttttgtgtttaaatgatatattttcgtttttaaaaccATAAGTTTGTTGTTTTGGTTTAATACATctacttaatttcattttattctataaaatgttttatggcaATAAGTGTTTAAGAAATatctattgtatttttatgttttccctgtaattttgaagattttttcaaaaatcgattaaaatcgattattttttctttaataatcgATAAATCGACTAATCGATTTTTATCAGCAACTGTAAAAATCGATAAtcgaaaaatcgattttttaacTCAATGTTAACATCCCTACAGCGACAAAttacgagtttttttttaattttatgacctGGTAATATAGACCTTTAGGtcatatcttattttaaaagtgttgCATTACTTTGGAGTCACTACCTTTACTTCACTAAGATTCGtcgtttaaattgtattttttatgtaattacaaATGGATTTATAGGATGTTGGATCTTGTAAACTGTTAAGTGGCGGCAGGCCCATGAGTGTGTAGCAGCTGCATCGCTGAACCAAACTATGAACAGAGGAACGGATTGGAATGTAAACGTATGCATACTCTTTGGAAGGAGTTGTCATTGGTATGTCGTTATCGTTCATACTTTGCTGACAGTTGGCAGGACGGTAGGAAGAATTGTCAATGTCAAGTTAGTTTGAAATTGTGATTAATTAGTACGGAATTCATTTTCGAAATCTTCTGGAATTCTGTGCACTTCACTTGCCTTCTCTCTAGGTTATACTTTAATTGGAAACTTAATAACCTATTGTGATTACATTAATATGtacagattaaaattaacagcCCTAGGACATCCAAACCCCAAAAGCTTTGACTGTGaaggtaatttatattttaaagttgtcCTGCATGCCGGtgcaatattattatgataaatctATTGTTTTAGACGTCAAAGAATATAGGAGCGTAGTTCTTTGGCTTGAGGACCAAAAAATCAGACATTATAAAATCGAAGATAGAGATGGTCTTAGAAATATCGACTCTGATAATTGGCAGAATGCGTAcgatttatatcaaaaagacTTAGTGAGTCCTGTTGCTGATGGAACACCGAACGAACAATTAAATTGGCTTTTATCCTATGCTGTAAGATTGGAGTTTGCTGATAATGGTATGTAAACTTTcgttattattgaaaatagtaaaacattccttgtatgcatttttttgttgctcaatattttaacaattacataaaatttgtgTATAGTCATTGGaaaggaaaattataattttcactgGTTTTACATTTAACTAGCGTCATCATCTGTCctgtttttacataatattgatGGCTCCtatgaataagggccaatatggaaattgacaacttttcaggagaggctctcaaagttccAACCATATAAGAGAATAGGCCACAAAGAtccttttacttcagcaaaaaattacatttacttctataaatgtgtattttgtttagttcttgttgttaattaaactaagaagtagcttttaacacaaaaaagtaaaaatcatcaatatGTTACTTTGGCCCATATATATAGGACCCATCAATATGTgggatttatttattttataaaaaaaatccttgcCATCTGTTTTTAGAACCATTTCTTCTGAATTATCCACCAATTTTTTTCTGAAGTTCTTCCTGTCACATTTCATTCTCCCAATTGAAATAtacactaatatttttttgttggtactaagaaacaaaataattattaatatgtatagattaataacaaaacattaatttttctagTTACTAAATACAAGGCAGTAAAAATTGAAGAACCTAAAAAGGTAACACCTAATGTTGTATCATCCAATCCTCTTGACAACCTCAattgtaagtatttatttacatatgtacttaCCCATTACATAATTGTGTTTTAAGACTAttgattgatataaaaatttaaataagattattgttatttgataATCTATAACTtacatattgaattaaattaaatatttcattatttttgaagataatttaattttatattattttacagtttcAAGTCCGGCATTTGTTAATGGAGTGGAGAGAGTTTGTGCCTTAAGCGGGATTGGACCTCATCCTGATCCCAAATTTAGAATTGCAGCTTTAGCAAAAGTCTTGAAAACATCACCCCATCCTGATTATCCTAATACAGAAGTTAGTGTTATTAAACAGCCAAAAGATGTCCTCGAACTTATTTTCATCCAGAACCTTAGAGATTTACAAACAAGTATAAACGAAGCTTTAGTGGCTGTACAAACTGTGACAGCAGATCCACGCACTGATACTAAATTAGGTAAAGTTGGTAGATAACCttacaacttaaaaaaaattaaaaccataATGTGCATTAAAATCTCAATAATAATTCCTGAAATAGTAACAATAGCTTGTTTTCATTCTTGtacatgaaattaaatatattacataaaaaaaaattgttttattttgctgTCTCACATGAATCCATCcgcacagattaaaaattattagtagtagcctatgtgttcttccacactatgttttGTACCTAAACCAAATTACAGCATGATCCGTTTAGcccttctggagatacataataataaacatttat is from Papilio machaon chromosome 5, ilPapMach1.1, whole genome shotgun sequence and encodes:
- the LOC106715662 gene encoding dehydrodolichyl diphosphate synthase complex subunit DHDDS, with protein sequence MSWVKENCVSFFQLFCIKVVKSGRIPQHLAFIMDGNRRFAKKNSVQSSVGHHKGFDKLSETLKWCLDLGVPEVTVYAFSIENFKRSEEEVAAIMDLARDKFKRLLDEIELINEWGVRIHVAGRLSMLPEDLRSLVAKAMLATKNNNILQLNIAFAYTGRDEISRGASHIIDGIRNKDLLPEDIDEDLVSQTLDLGEAELLVRTSGEVRLSDFMLWQVSRTVLYFTDVLWPEFSIWNLLAAIIHFQRHAPPVSPELENTKSKQKFLDKLENKWWQELESYVIC
- the LOC106715689 gene encoding RNA transcription, translation and transport factor protein, yielding MYRLKLTALGHPNPKSFDCEDVKEYRSVVLWLEDQKIRHYKIEDRDGLRNIDSDNWQNAYDLYQKDLVSPVADGTPNEQLNWLLSYAVRLEFADNVTKYKAVKIEEPKKVTPNVVSSNPLDNLNFSSPAFVNGVERVCALSGIGPHPDPKFRIAALAKVLKTSPHPDYPNTEVSVIKQPKDVLELIFIQNLRDLQTSINEALVAVQTVTADPRTDTKLGKVGR